The sequence below is a genomic window from Candidatus Deferrimicrobiaceae bacterium.
CGGGGGCTTCCCGCCCTCTCGATGCCCCAGGCGGTGGCCGACTTCTTCTTCGAAGGGAAGGAGACGGTCGTCGTGGCCGGAACCCACGGGAAGACGACCACCACTTCGCTTCTTGCCTGGTCCCTCTTTGCCCTGGGGGCCGACCCCTCGTTCCTGGTGGGTGGGATCCCGAAGAATTTCCCCGTGAGCTACCGGGTGGGAAAAGGCCCGCACTTCGTGATCGAGGGGGACGAATACGACACGGCGTACTTCGACAAGGGGCCGAAGTTTCTCCACTATCGCCCCCGCATCGCGCTGCTCACCAGCATCGAGTTCGACCACGCCGACATCTACCGGGACCTGTCCCACCTCAAGGAGTCGTTCCGTAAACTGGTCCGGATCCTCCCGAAAGACGGCCTGCTCATCGCCTCCATCGACTACCCGGACGTGGTCGAGGTCGCAATGGATGCTGCGTGCCCGGTCCTCTATTACGGCGTCGGGCGAGATGGTGCGTCGCATCCGGGCGAGGATCTCTGGCGGGTGAGATTTCTCCCGGACGAGGGGGGATTCTCCCGGTTTCGGATGGAGCGGGGCGGGGAGGCGCACGACTTTCGGCTCCGGCTCCCGGGAAGGCACAACGCGGGAAACGCTGCGGCCGCGGCCATCACCCTGTTTCGTCTCGGATATCCGCCGGAAC
It includes:
- a CDS encoding Mur ligase family protein yields the protein MLKEKGFRVTGSDANVYPPMSTQLSSLGIMLRSPYAAENIPEDADLVIVGNAVTRDNLEAQEAVRRGLPALSMPQAVADFFFEGKETVVVAGTHGKTTTTSLLAWSLFALGADPSFLVGGIPKNFPVSYRVGKGPHFVIEGDEYDTAYFDKGPKFLHYRPRIALLTSIEFDHADIYRDLSHLKESFRKLVRILPKDGLLIASIDYPDVVEVAMDAACPVLYYGVGRDGASHPGEDLWRVRFLPDEGGFSRFRMERGGEAHDFRLRLPGRHNAGNAAAAAITLFRLGYPPERVADAFSGFEGVLRRQEVVGEFGGVLVIDDFAHHPTAVRETIRGIRERYPGRPVTAVFEPRSNTSRRNVFQREFAEALSGADSVILAGVYGAEKFPLEDRLDPEEVVASLRGVGRNAEYIE